A genomic region of Papaver somniferum cultivar HN1 chromosome 7, ASM357369v1, whole genome shotgun sequence contains the following coding sequences:
- the LOC113297201 gene encoding uncharacterized protein LOC113297201 isoform X2, whose amino-acid sequence METGDPNSGESRTSLVAPNDGFRNEGLIPQLFTSVPALNEAASYLSQTTSYLTRCFTESAQPMSRVNAQELATLSFGTSRSSSTDGESSYGRCSTNSLTTTAAPSVHDVPIRGSPTHTSEETTQNTVSTQTGFNGLSMFQGLISRARKTVRGSADDIGWLQRASGLPPVEDGTKRFDELLGNIRHGVHTLPNSMVYLLVPGLFSNHGPLYFVNTKTFFSKLGLACHIAKIHSEASVEKNAREIKDYIEEIYWGSGKRVMLLGHSKGGVDAAAALSIYWPDLKDKVAGLALAQSPYGGSPIASDILREGQLGDYVQFVKIMEILICKVIKGDMQALEDLTYEKRKDFLMKNHLPRELPVVSFHTEAGIAPGILAMSHVAHAELPLVPTLSMGGSSSSQSTKLPVVMPLAAAMAACAQVLQVRYGEKSDGLVTCRDAEVPGSVVVRPKRKLDHAWMVYSSMNNDPGEADASQVCEALLTLLVEVGQKKRLLPSLKDD is encoded by the exons ATGGAAACTGGGGACCCGAACTCTGGAGAATCACGTACATCTTTGGTG GCACCAAATGATGGTTTCAGAAATGAAGGGCTTATCCCTCAGTTATTTACTTCTGTCCCAGCCCTCAACGAAGCTGCTTCATATCTCTCCCAAACAACTTCATATTTGACTAGATGCTTCACTGAATCTGCTC AACCAATGAGTAGAGTGAATGCCCAGGAACTAGCAACACTTTCATTTGGTACCAGCAGATCATCGTCTACCGATGGTGAATCTTCGTATGGGAGATGTTCAACAAATTCTTTAACGACTACTGCTGCTCCATCTGTACATGATGTGCCAATAAGAGGGTCACCTACACATACATCCGAGGAAACTACACAAAATACGGTATCAACTCAGACTGGTTTTAACGGATTATCCATGTTCCAAGG TCTTATTTCCCGGGCACGGAAGACGGTTCGTGGATCAGCAGATGATATTGGTTGGCTTCAGCGCGCATCAGGATTACCACCGGTTGAAGACGGAACAAAGAGATTTGATGAATTGCTTGGCAACATAAG ACATGGCGTACACACATTGCCAAACTCGATGGTTTATTTATTGGTTCCAG GTCTTTTCAGCAACCATGGGCCACTTTATTTTGTGAATACCAAAACGTTTTTCTCAAAGTTGGGTCTGGCTTGCCATATTGCTAAGATACACAGTGAG GCTTCAGTTGAGAAAAATGCACGCGAGATAAAAGATTATATTGAAGAAATATATTGGGGGTCTGGGAAGCGTGTTATGCTTCTCGGGCACAGCAAAGGTGGAGTTGATGCAGCGGCAGCATTGTCTATATACTGGCCTGATCTTAAAGATAAGGTTGCAGGCTTAGCATTAGCGCAAAGCCCATATGGAGGTAGCCCAATAGCTTCTGATATACTGCGAGAAGGGCAACTTGGTGATTATGTGCAATTCGTAAAAATTATGGAGATCCTGATCTGTAAAGTCATTAAG GGTGACATGCAAGCTTTAGAAGACTTGACATATGAAAAGCGGAAGGACTTCCTAATGAAGAACCACTTACCAAGGGAACTCCCGGTCGTTTCTTTCCACACAGAGGCTGGAATTGCCCCTGGGATACTAGCAATGTCTCACGTTGCGCATGCGGAGCTTCCTCTGGTCCCAACTCTTTCAATGGGAGGTAGCAGCAGCAGCCAATCCACAAAACTCCCGGTTGTTATGCCACTTGCTGCTGCAATGGCTGCATGTGCCCAGGTTCTTCAAGTTAGGTATGGGGAAAAGAGCGATGGACTTGTAACTTGTCGTGATGCAGAGGTTCCTGGCTCGGTTGTGGTTCGTCCAAAGCGGAAATTGGATCATGCTTGGATGGTTTATTCGTCAATGAACAATGATCCAGGTGAAGCCGATGCCTCCCAAGTATGCGAGGCACTCCTTACTTTGTTGGTTGAAGTTGGGCAAAAGAAGAGACTCCTACCTTCCTTGAAGGACGACTGA
- the LOC113297201 gene encoding uncharacterized protein LOC113297201 isoform X1 produces the protein METGDPNSGESRTSLVAPNDGFRNEGLIPQLFTSVPALNEAASYLSQTTSYLTRCFTESAQEPMSRVNAQELATLSFGTSRSSSTDGESSYGRCSTNSLTTTAAPSVHDVPIRGSPTHTSEETTQNTVSTQTGFNGLSMFQGLISRARKTVRGSADDIGWLQRASGLPPVEDGTKRFDELLGNIRHGVHTLPNSMVYLLVPGLFSNHGPLYFVNTKTFFSKLGLACHIAKIHSEASVEKNAREIKDYIEEIYWGSGKRVMLLGHSKGGVDAAAALSIYWPDLKDKVAGLALAQSPYGGSPIASDILREGQLGDYVQFVKIMEILICKVIKGDMQALEDLTYEKRKDFLMKNHLPRELPVVSFHTEAGIAPGILAMSHVAHAELPLVPTLSMGGSSSSQSTKLPVVMPLAAAMAACAQVLQVRYGEKSDGLVTCRDAEVPGSVVVRPKRKLDHAWMVYSSMNNDPGEADASQVCEALLTLLVEVGQKKRLLPSLKDD, from the exons ATGGAAACTGGGGACCCGAACTCTGGAGAATCACGTACATCTTTGGTG GCACCAAATGATGGTTTCAGAAATGAAGGGCTTATCCCTCAGTTATTTACTTCTGTCCCAGCCCTCAACGAAGCTGCTTCATATCTCTCCCAAACAACTTCATATTTGACTAGATGCTTCACTGAATCTGCTC AAGAACCAATGAGTAGAGTGAATGCCCAGGAACTAGCAACACTTTCATTTGGTACCAGCAGATCATCGTCTACCGATGGTGAATCTTCGTATGGGAGATGTTCAACAAATTCTTTAACGACTACTGCTGCTCCATCTGTACATGATGTGCCAATAAGAGGGTCACCTACACATACATCCGAGGAAACTACACAAAATACGGTATCAACTCAGACTGGTTTTAACGGATTATCCATGTTCCAAGG TCTTATTTCCCGGGCACGGAAGACGGTTCGTGGATCAGCAGATGATATTGGTTGGCTTCAGCGCGCATCAGGATTACCACCGGTTGAAGACGGAACAAAGAGATTTGATGAATTGCTTGGCAACATAAG ACATGGCGTACACACATTGCCAAACTCGATGGTTTATTTATTGGTTCCAG GTCTTTTCAGCAACCATGGGCCACTTTATTTTGTGAATACCAAAACGTTTTTCTCAAAGTTGGGTCTGGCTTGCCATATTGCTAAGATACACAGTGAG GCTTCAGTTGAGAAAAATGCACGCGAGATAAAAGATTATATTGAAGAAATATATTGGGGGTCTGGGAAGCGTGTTATGCTTCTCGGGCACAGCAAAGGTGGAGTTGATGCAGCGGCAGCATTGTCTATATACTGGCCTGATCTTAAAGATAAGGTTGCAGGCTTAGCATTAGCGCAAAGCCCATATGGAGGTAGCCCAATAGCTTCTGATATACTGCGAGAAGGGCAACTTGGTGATTATGTGCAATTCGTAAAAATTATGGAGATCCTGATCTGTAAAGTCATTAAG GGTGACATGCAAGCTTTAGAAGACTTGACATATGAAAAGCGGAAGGACTTCCTAATGAAGAACCACTTACCAAGGGAACTCCCGGTCGTTTCTTTCCACACAGAGGCTGGAATTGCCCCTGGGATACTAGCAATGTCTCACGTTGCGCATGCGGAGCTTCCTCTGGTCCCAACTCTTTCAATGGGAGGTAGCAGCAGCAGCCAATCCACAAAACTCCCGGTTGTTATGCCACTTGCTGCTGCAATGGCTGCATGTGCCCAGGTTCTTCAAGTTAGGTATGGGGAAAAGAGCGATGGACTTGTAACTTGTCGTGATGCAGAGGTTCCTGGCTCGGTTGTGGTTCGTCCAAAGCGGAAATTGGATCATGCTTGGATGGTTTATTCGTCAATGAACAATGATCCAGGTGAAGCCGATGCCTCCCAAGTATGCGAGGCACTCCTTACTTTGTTGGTTGAAGTTGGGCAAAAGAAGAGACTCCTACCTTCCTTGAAGGACGACTGA